From the Deltaproteobacteria bacterium genome, one window contains:
- a CDS encoding UDP-3-O-acyl-N-acetylglucosamine deacetylase codes for MIRQRTIKEKVSCTGVGLHSGRRVRVELLPASENSQILFIRTDKKNHVELKASIACLSDTTLATSLASGVNGSRIQIGTVEHLLAATTSAGIDNLQVLVDGDEIPILDGSAAPFIEMLAAAGIEEQRCSKRFIVIKREVKVQHGNKFAKLSPGPGLCITCSLDFDHPLIAPTPLRFNFTEANFRRELMRARTFGFVQDVEALKAKGLARGASLENAIAIDGYRVLNPEGLRYPDEFVRHKILDAIGDLSLFGMPVIGKLTLQRPGHTLNTQLVRAVLADPRNYEIVEAVRQSEQVAALGEGAFALFEPYQSIA; via the coding sequence ATGATCAGACAGAGAACAATAAAAGAAAAAGTCAGTTGCACTGGTGTGGGTTTACACTCCGGTCGTCGCGTACGTGTTGAACTGTTACCGGCTAGCGAAAATAGCCAGATTTTATTCATTCGCACTGACAAAAAAAACCACGTAGAACTTAAAGCTAGTATTGCCTGCTTAAGTGATACCACCTTAGCAACATCTTTGGCTTCCGGGGTTAATGGTTCACGTATACAAATAGGTACTGTAGAGCATTTATTAGCTGCAACAACCAGCGCAGGCATTGATAACTTACAAGTGCTTGTTGATGGTGATGAAATTCCGATTCTTGATGGAAGCGCTGCACCTTTTATTGAGATGCTTGCTGCCGCTGGTATAGAAGAGCAACGCTGTTCAAAGAGATTTATTGTCATAAAACGTGAAGTTAAAGTGCAACATGGTAATAAATTTGCAAAATTATCACCTGGGCCAGGATTATGCATAACTTGTAGTTTAGATTTTGACCATCCACTAATTGCACCAACGCCTTTGAGATTTAATTTTACAGAGGCCAATTTTCGCCGCGAACTAATGCGAGCACGCACATTTGGTTTTGTACAAGATGTTGAGGCTTTAAAAGCAAAAGGACTAGCTCGTGGCGCTTCACTTGAAAACGCTATTGCTATCGATGGCTATAGGGTTTTAAACCCTGAGGGTTTACGCTATCCAGACGAATTTGTACGCCATAAAATACTTGATGCTATTGGTGATTTAAGCCTTTTTGGTATGCCGGTAATTGGCAAGCTAACCTTACAACGTCCTGGCCACACATTAAATACGCAGCTTGTTCGAGCTGTATTAGCTGATCCACGTAACTATGAGATTGTTGAAGCTGTACGACAATCAGAGCAAGTAGCAGCACTTGGGGAAGGCGCTTTTGCATTATTTGAACCATACCAAAGTATAGCCTAG